In Streptantibioticus cattleyicolor NRRL 8057 = DSM 46488, a genomic segment contains:
- the uvrA gene encoding excinuclease ABC subunit UvrA, which yields MTHRPATTPDPARPPGPPPGVQAHDPYVRVRGAREHNLRNVDADLPRDALVVFTGVSGSGKSSLAFGTVYAEAQRRYFESVAPYARRLIHQVGAPKVAAVSGLPPAVALEQRRTAPTSRSSVGTVTTVSNLLRMLYSRAGDYPPQATGRLDSDAFSPNTAAGACPECHGLGTVHRVTEESLVPDPDLTIRQGAIAAWPGAWQGKNLRDILDALGYDIDRPWRELPAEQREWILFTDEQPVVTVHPVRDADRIQRPYQGTYSSARRYVLRTFAESRSATLRARAERFLVSAACPTCHGRRLRPEALEVTFAGRSIAELAALPLAELARVLRPTADAPGDHAAATLARDLVARIDVLTELGLGYLATDRPTPTLSPGELQRLRLATQLRSGLFGVVYVLDEPSAGLHPADTAALLTVLDRLKAAGNSLFVVEHDMDLVRRADWIVDVGPAAGEHGGQVLYCGPVAGLAGVPDSATRRFLFPDAGPGTVPAAPREPTGWLRLRGVTRHNLRGLDADVPLGVLTAVTGVSGSGKSTLVGQVLAGALAAHLGTPAPAPEDEEGPAATVDGAAVTAEGLEAVDRLVRVDQKPIGRTPRSNLATYTGLFDAVRKVFAATEQARARGYGAGRFSFNVPGGRCENCQGEGFIAVELLFLPGTYAPCPQCHGTRYAPETLEVTYRGATVADVLRMTVETASEFLADVPAAARALRTLREVGLGYLRLGQPATELSGGEAQRIKLAAELQRAHRGHTVYLLDEPTTGLHPADTEVLLRQLRRLADSGNTVVVVEHDMDVVAAADWVIDLGPGGGDAGGRIVAAGPPRRVARVSGSRTAPYLAARLRPGE from the coding sequence ATGACCCACCGGCCAGCCACCACCCCGGACCCCGCCCGGCCCCCCGGCCCGCCGCCCGGCGTCCAGGCGCACGACCCCTACGTACGGGTACGCGGCGCCCGCGAGCACAACCTGCGCAACGTCGACGCCGACCTGCCGCGCGACGCCCTGGTCGTCTTCACCGGCGTCTCCGGCTCCGGCAAGTCCTCGCTGGCGTTCGGCACCGTCTACGCCGAGGCGCAGCGCCGCTACTTCGAATCCGTCGCCCCCTACGCCCGCCGGCTGATCCACCAGGTGGGGGCGCCCAAGGTGGCCGCCGTCAGCGGACTGCCGCCCGCGGTCGCGCTGGAACAACGCAGAACGGCACCGACCTCCCGTTCCTCGGTGGGCACCGTCACCACCGTCTCCAACCTGCTGCGCATGCTCTACTCCCGGGCCGGCGACTACCCGCCGCAGGCCACCGGGCGCCTGGACTCCGACGCCTTCTCGCCCAACACCGCGGCCGGCGCCTGCCCCGAGTGCCACGGCCTGGGCACCGTGCACCGGGTGACCGAGGAATCCCTCGTCCCCGACCCGGACCTGACGATCCGTCAGGGCGCCATCGCCGCCTGGCCCGGCGCCTGGCAGGGCAAGAACCTCCGCGACATCCTGGACGCCCTCGGGTACGACATCGACCGCCCCTGGCGCGAACTCCCCGCCGAGCAGCGCGAATGGATTCTCTTCACCGACGAGCAGCCGGTGGTCACCGTCCACCCGGTACGCGACGCCGACCGCATCCAGCGCCCCTACCAGGGCACCTACAGCAGCGCCCGGCGGTACGTGCTGCGCACCTTCGCCGAATCCCGCAGCGCGACCCTGCGCGCCCGCGCCGAACGCTTCCTGGTCAGCGCCGCCTGCCCCACCTGTCACGGCCGCCGGCTGCGCCCCGAGGCGCTGGAGGTCACCTTCGCCGGACGCTCCATCGCCGAACTGGCCGCGCTGCCGCTGGCCGAACTGGCCCGGGTGCTGCGGCCCACCGCCGACGCGCCCGGCGACCACGCCGCCGCCACCCTCGCCCGCGACCTGGTCGCCCGCATCGACGTCCTGACCGAACTGGGCCTGGGCTACCTGGCCACCGACCGCCCCACCCCCACCCTCTCCCCGGGCGAACTCCAACGGCTGCGCCTGGCCACCCAGTTGCGCTCCGGCCTCTTCGGCGTCGTCTACGTCCTGGACGAGCCCTCGGCCGGCCTCCACCCAGCCGACACCGCCGCCCTGCTCACCGTCCTGGACCGGCTCAAGGCGGCCGGCAACTCGCTCTTCGTCGTCGAGCACGACATGGACCTGGTGCGCCGCGCCGACTGGATCGTGGACGTCGGCCCCGCGGCCGGCGAACACGGCGGCCAGGTGCTCTACTGCGGCCCGGTCGCGGGGCTGGCCGGCGTACCGGACTCCGCGACCCGCCGCTTCCTCTTCCCCGACGCCGGCCCCGGTACCGTCCCCGCCGCCCCCCGCGAGCCCACCGGATGGCTGCGGCTGCGCGGGGTCACCCGGCACAACCTGCGCGGCCTCGACGCCGACGTCCCGCTCGGCGTGCTCACCGCCGTCACCGGGGTCTCCGGCTCCGGCAAGTCGACCCTGGTCGGCCAGGTCCTCGCCGGGGCGCTCGCCGCCCACCTGGGCACCCCGGCACCGGCCCCGGAGGACGAGGAGGGGCCGGCCGCCACCGTGGACGGGGCCGCCGTCACCGCCGAGGGACTGGAAGCCGTCGACCGGCTGGTCCGCGTCGACCAGAAGCCCATCGGCCGCACCCCGCGCTCCAACCTCGCCACCTACACCGGGCTCTTCGACGCGGTCCGCAAGGTCTTCGCCGCCACCGAGCAGGCCCGCGCCCGCGGCTACGGGGCCGGCCGGTTCTCGTTCAACGTGCCCGGCGGGCGCTGCGAGAACTGCCAGGGCGAGGGGTTCATCGCCGTCGAACTGCTCTTCCTGCCCGGCACCTACGCCCCCTGCCCGCAGTGCCACGGCACCCGCTACGCCCCCGAGACCCTGGAGGTCACCTACCGCGGCGCGACCGTCGCCGACGTGCTGCGGATGACCGTGGAGACGGCCTCGGAGTTCCTGGCCGACGTACCCGCCGCCGCCCGCGCCCTGCGCACCCTGCGCGAGGTCGGCCTCGGCTACCTCAGACTCGGCCAGCCCGCCACCGAACTCTCCGGCGGCGAGGCCCAGCGCATCAAGCTCGCCGCCGAACTCCAGCGCGCCCACCGCGGTCACACCGTCTACCTGCTCGACGAACCCACCACCGGCCTCCACCCGGCCGACACCGAGGTGCTGCTGCGGCAACTGCGCCGGCTGGCCGACTCCGGCAACACGGTGGTCGTCGTCGAACACGACATGGACGTGGTCGCCGCCGCCGACTGGGTGATCGACCTCGGCCCCGGCGGCGGCGACGCCGGCGGGAGGATCGTCGCCGCCGGACCGCCCCGGCGGGTCGCCCGCGTCTCCGGCAGCCGCACCGCGCCCTATCTCGCCGCCCGGCTCCGCCCCGGCGAGTGA
- a CDS encoding Gfo/Idh/MocA family protein, whose protein sequence is MRIGLLGTGPWARRAHAPALAGHPDVEFTGVWGRRPEAAAALAEEYATTAYRDADALVAASDAVALALPPDVQPDLAVRAARAGRHLLLDKPLALTVEQARRVADAVDDAQVAAVVFFTLRFRPAVQEWLDRQAALGGWFTARADWLAAVFTADTASPYAASPWRREHGALWDVGPHALSVLLPVLGDVVEVTAAHGPGDTTQLFLRHDRGAASSLTLSLTAPPAAAGVTVELRGDHGVATLPADDGEGPVPALRRAVDALAEAARTGRPHPCDPRFALRVTQLLAQAGHLTLRRETP, encoded by the coding sequence GTGCGCATCGGACTGCTGGGCACCGGACCCTGGGCCCGGCGCGCCCACGCGCCCGCCCTCGCCGGCCACCCGGACGTGGAGTTCACCGGGGTGTGGGGCCGCCGCCCGGAAGCCGCCGCCGCCCTCGCCGAGGAGTACGCCACCACCGCCTACCGGGACGCCGACGCGCTGGTGGCGGCGAGCGACGCGGTGGCCCTCGCCCTCCCGCCGGACGTCCAGCCGGACCTCGCGGTGCGCGCCGCCCGGGCCGGCCGCCACCTGCTGCTCGACAAGCCGCTGGCGCTCACCGTGGAGCAGGCCCGGCGGGTGGCCGACGCGGTGGACGACGCCCAGGTGGCCGCGGTGGTCTTCTTCACGCTGCGGTTCCGGCCCGCCGTCCAGGAGTGGCTGGACCGGCAGGCCGCGCTCGGCGGCTGGTTCACCGCCCGGGCCGACTGGCTCGCCGCGGTCTTCACCGCCGATACGGCCAGCCCGTACGCCGCCTCCCCGTGGCGCCGCGAGCACGGCGCGCTGTGGGACGTGGGGCCGCACGCCCTCTCGGTGCTGCTGCCGGTGCTCGGCGACGTGGTGGAGGTGACCGCGGCGCACGGCCCCGGGGACACCACGCAGTTGTTCCTGCGCCACGACCGCGGCGCCGCCAGCAGCCTCACCCTCAGCCTCACCGCGCCGCCCGCCGCCGCCGGGGTCACCGTGGAACTGCGCGGCGACCACGGCGTGGCCACGCTGCCGGCGGACGACGGCGAGGGGCCGGTACCGGCGCTGCGGCGGGCGGTGGACGCGCTCGCCGAGGCCGCCCGTACCGGCCGCCCGCACCCCTGCGACCCGCGCTTCGCGCTGCGCGTCACCCAACTGCTCGCCCAGGCGGGCCACCTCACCCTCCGGAGGGAAACCCCGTGA
- a CDS encoding DUF427 domain-containing protein translates to MTERTKGHHVTVAPSTQHVRVVIDGQVVADTRRPVVLRETGLPIRYYLPPDDVDLTLFEPTATRTTCPFKGEAAYWTYRGEDGSEHRDVVWAYPDPLPEVALIKGHLSFYDTVARITVEGEPPAAPGA, encoded by the coding sequence GTGACCGAACGCACCAAGGGCCACCACGTCACCGTGGCGCCCAGCACCCAGCACGTCCGGGTGGTCATCGACGGCCAGGTGGTCGCCGACACCCGGCGCCCGGTCGTCCTGCGCGAGACCGGGCTGCCGATCCGCTACTACCTGCCCCCCGACGACGTCGACCTCACCCTCTTCGAGCCCACCGCCACCCGCACCACCTGCCCCTTCAAGGGCGAGGCGGCCTACTGGACGTACCGTGGCGAGGACGGCTCCGAACACCGCGACGTGGTGTGGGCCTACCCCGACCCGCTCCCCGAAGTCGCCCTGATCAAGGGCCACTTGTCGTTCTACGACACGGTGGCCCGGATCACCGTGGAGGGCGAGCCCCCGGCCGCCCCCGGGGCGTGA
- a CDS encoding bifunctional 3'-5' exonuclease/DNA polymerase: MTSVPSGRPDPPPASAAASARVAVAPDPVGPGGRLQPLADDGTPLGPPRTVPDLARAVAEREAEGPPRWVWAATDELYARLLDRLPVRLARCHDLKLVEALLLGYEERHARPRSLGAAWARLHGLPEPADPRESGADDQPALFAADRHRLPPGTDHLAAVVAVHAAQLGRVAEAGHPGRLRVLCAAESAGALAAVEMGRDGLPWSADEHDAVLTSLLGPRPAGTARPEVLGRLTEEFQRAVGAPVNPDSPAQVLAAFARSGVALPSTRSHVLRESRHPAAAVLLRYKELSRIHSAHGWAWREQWVRGGRFRPEYVVGGVVSGRWATRGGGALQIPRLLRPAVRADPGHRLVVADAGQLEPRVLAALSGDPGLVRAAAGGDLYAGLARAAFDGDRSRAKIGLLAAMYGQTGGEAGRLVAELRRRFPAAMELLEATARTGEAGGTVRSRLGRTSPRPADDWQQAAAGAAGDEEDASPAQRAARAWGRFTRNFVVQASAADWALALLAALRRRLAGSPGARLVFFVHDEVVVHCPAALAPVVASAVTDAAAEATALVFGPTPVPFPLGTQVVECYADAK; the protein is encoded by the coding sequence ATGACCTCCGTACCGTCCGGCAGACCCGACCCGCCGCCCGCGTCCGCGGCGGCCTCGGCACGGGTGGCGGTGGCCCCCGATCCGGTGGGCCCGGGCGGCCGGCTCCAGCCGCTGGCCGACGACGGCACCCCGCTCGGCCCGCCGCGCACCGTGCCCGACCTGGCCCGGGCGGTCGCCGAACGGGAGGCCGAAGGGCCGCCGCGCTGGGTGTGGGCCGCCACCGACGAGCTGTACGCCCGGCTGCTGGACCGGCTCCCGGTGCGCCTCGCCCGCTGCCACGACCTCAAGCTCGTCGAGGCCCTGCTGCTGGGGTACGAGGAGCGGCACGCCCGGCCGCGTTCGCTCGGCGCCGCCTGGGCCCGGCTGCACGGTCTGCCCGAGCCCGCCGACCCGCGCGAGTCCGGCGCCGACGACCAGCCGGCGCTCTTCGCCGCCGACCGCCACCGGCTGCCGCCCGGCACCGACCACCTGGCCGCCGTCGTCGCCGTGCACGCCGCCCAGCTCGGCCGGGTCGCCGAGGCCGGGCACCCCGGCCGGCTGCGGGTGTTGTGCGCCGCCGAGTCGGCCGGGGCGCTGGCCGCGGTGGAGATGGGCCGGGACGGGCTGCCGTGGAGCGCCGACGAACACGACGCCGTCCTCACCTCGCTGCTCGGGCCGCGCCCGGCCGGCACCGCCCGCCCCGAGGTGCTCGGCCGGCTCACCGAGGAGTTCCAGCGGGCCGTCGGCGCCCCGGTCAACCCCGACTCGCCGGCCCAGGTGCTGGCGGCCTTCGCGCGCTCGGGGGTGGCGCTGCCCTCGACCCGTTCGCACGTGCTGCGCGAGTCCCGCCATCCGGCGGCGGCCGTGCTGCTGCGGTACAAGGAGCTGTCCCGGATCCACTCCGCGCACGGCTGGGCGTGGCGTGAGCAGTGGGTGCGCGGCGGCCGGTTCCGCCCGGAGTACGTGGTGGGCGGGGTGGTCTCGGGGCGCTGGGCCACCCGGGGCGGCGGGGCGTTGCAGATCCCCCGGCTGCTGCGTCCGGCGGTGCGGGCCGATCCGGGGCACCGGCTGGTGGTGGCCGACGCCGGGCAGTTGGAGCCCCGGGTGCTGGCCGCGCTGTCCGGCGACCCCGGTCTGGTGCGCGCCGCGGCCGGCGGCGACCTGTACGCGGGGCTGGCCCGGGCCGCGTTCGACGGCGACCGGTCGCGGGCGAAGATCGGGCTGCTCGCCGCGATGTACGGGCAGACCGGCGGCGAGGCGGGCCGGCTGGTGGCCGAGTTGCGCCGGCGGTTCCCGGCCGCGATGGAGCTGCTGGAGGCCACCGCGCGCACCGGCGAGGCCGGCGGCACCGTCCGCTCCCGGCTGGGCCGCACCTCACCGCGGCCGGCCGACGACTGGCAGCAGGCGGCAGCCGGGGCCGCGGGGGACGAGGAGGATGCCTCGCCGGCCCAGCGGGCGGCGCGGGCGTGGGGCCGTTTCACCCGCAACTTCGTCGTCCAGGCCAGCGCCGCCGACTGGGCGCTGGCGCTGCTGGCCGCGCTCCGCCGCCGGCTGGCCGGCTCCCCCGGGGCGCGGCTGGTCTTCTTCGTGCACGACGAGGTCGTCGTGCACTGCCCCGCCGCCCTCGCCCCGGTGGTGGCCTCGGCCGTCACGGACGCCGCGGCGGAGGCCACCGCGCTGGTCTTCGGCCCGACCCCGGTGCCGTTCCCGCTGGGCACGCAGGTGGTGGAGTGTTACGCGGACGCCAAGTGA